A single Streptomyces mirabilis DNA region contains:
- a CDS encoding transposase: MITDVATTAATTHDSQVLPGIHTRLARRGLLPAEHLVDAGYTSLPHLEQATREHQVTVSGPLRSNPTRQHRRDEGFARDDFHIDYDRQQVTCPQGQVSQGRHGPYPTSSPTAARLIVARFTKSQCQPCPARTQCTTSRESTRTVGFPPRELRDLQFRVRTEQQTPEWKTRYAVRSGVEGTVNEFAHGYGMRRCRYRGQGKAHIQHVLTAIAVNIERLSGLPPTEEAPTPRRPTAFQNYLDQREIPRPKSWRTLGS, translated from the coding sequence GTGATCACGGACGTGGCCACCACCGCGGCCACCACCCATGACAGCCAGGTCCTGCCCGGCATCCACACCCGCCTGGCACGCCGCGGACTCCTGCCCGCCGAGCACCTGGTCGACGCCGGCTACACCTCCCTGCCCCACCTGGAACAAGCCACCCGTGAACACCAGGTCACCGTCTCCGGGCCACTGCGGAGCAACCCCACCCGTCAGCACCGCCGGGACGAGGGCTTCGCCCGGGACGACTTCCACATCGACTACGACCGTCAGCAGGTCACCTGCCCCCAGGGCCAGGTCAGCCAGGGCCGGCACGGCCCCTACCCGACCTCCTCACCCACCGCGGCCCGGCTGATCGTGGCCAGGTTCACCAAAAGCCAGTGCCAGCCCTGCCCGGCGCGCACCCAGTGCACCACCTCCCGTGAAAGCACCCGCACCGTGGGCTTTCCCCCACGAGAACTCCGCGACCTGCAATTTCGCGTCCGCACCGAGCAGCAGACGCCCGAGTGGAAGACGCGCTACGCGGTCCGCTCCGGAGTGGAGGGCACGGTCAACGAGTTCGCCCACGGCTACGGCATGCGACGCTGCCGCTACCGAGGACAGGGAAAGGCCCACATTCAGCACGTCCTGACGGCCATCGCCGTCAACATCGAGCGCCTCAGCGGACTACCACCGACCGAGGAAGCCCCCACGCCCCGCCGGCCGACTGCCTTCCAGAACTACCTCGACCAGCGCGAGATACCCCGACCGAAGTCCTGGCGAACCCTGGGCAGCTGA
- a CDS encoding ISAs1 family transposase, with protein sequence MSTGCNADAPPQVRERLGVRADPVLPGRCLPAETTVRRLLAGIDGDALDRAVGRWLADRCTGAGELRGLAVDGKSLRGTARATGRKIHLLAALDHTTGLVLARLDVQEKTNEISCFQPLPDTVTDLAGVVVTSDAMYTQREHAAYLLDREAHYIVIAKGNQKKLRMQLKSLPWARSHCKAAPRAWGTNASKSGESR encoded by the coding sequence GTGTCAACGGGTTGCAACGCCGACGCCCCTCCCCAGGTCCGGGAACGGCTCGGCGTACGCGCCGACCCCGTGCTCCCCGGCCGTTGCCTTCCCGCTGAGACAACGGTCCGCCGGCTCCTGGCTGGCATCGACGGTGATGCCCTGGACCGGGCAGTAGGCCGCTGGCTCGCCGACCGCTGTACTGGAGCGGGCGAGCTGCGCGGCCTGGCAGTGGACGGCAAGAGCCTGCGAGGTACCGCCAGGGCCACGGGGCGAAAGATCCACCTACTCGCGGCATTGGACCACACCACCGGCCTGGTCCTGGCCCGGCTGGACGTGCAGGAGAAGACGAACGAGATCTCGTGCTTCCAGCCTCTGCCGGACACTGTCACCGACCTCGCCGGCGTGGTCGTCACCAGCGACGCCATGTACACCCAGCGCGAGCACGCTGCGTACCTACTGGACCGCGAAGCCCACTACATCGTGATCGCGAAGGGCAACCAAAAGAAGCTGCGCATGCAGCTCAAGTCCCTTCCCTGGGCGAGATCCCACTGCAAAGCCGCACCAAGGGCATGGGGCACGAACGCGTCGAAATCCGGCGAATCAAGGTAG
- a CDS encoding MOSC and FAD-binding oxidoreductase domain-containing protein, with translation MPKDVPWHGKTVHTGVYKQTVAGPRMVRRLNIDGDGQGDLGGHGGEQRAVLVYQTDSYRFWANELGRDDLTPGQFGENFTVDGLPDDEVCIGDRYRIGDALFEVTQPRVTCYRVGLRMGEPQMAALLVAHHRPGFYLRVIEEGEVEAGQKIVKVSTGPGAMTVEEIDRVLYLPGHTREQVERALRIPALSPGWQGSMRTLLDQADGEGGASSGSAGLNTAATAPPPAWPGFRPLTVTHIPSESRSVFSLHLAAADGSALPAALPGQFLTVKVQPAGGVPPLIRSYSLSGEPGTGAYRISVKVEPHGAASNELRAHIRVGDQLDAAAPRGTFCLTGGDNPVVLLSAGVGVTPVLAMLHTLAHDRSTRQVWWLHGARDGSEHPFAQESRDLIATLPNARSTVYYSRPASNDHLGVDYDEAGRLSAGPVRRLGLPTDTDAYLCGPTAFMDSLTAALVDCGLDTSRVHTEIFGAGPAITPGIKGSATGPAPHQPAGAPGTGPEVSFARSGLTVPWNDAQESLLELAEACDVPVQWSCRTGVCHTCELALMSGTVNYSPDPVEPPAEGNILICCSKPAGGIVLDL, from the coding sequence ATGCCGAAAGACGTCCCCTGGCACGGAAAGACCGTGCACACCGGCGTCTACAAGCAGACCGTTGCCGGACCTCGGATGGTGCGGCGGCTGAACATCGACGGGGACGGCCAGGGAGATCTGGGCGGGCACGGCGGTGAGCAGCGGGCGGTGCTGGTCTACCAGACCGACTCCTACCGCTTCTGGGCGAACGAGCTGGGCCGCGACGACCTCACTCCCGGGCAGTTCGGCGAGAACTTCACCGTGGATGGGTTGCCCGACGATGAGGTCTGCATCGGGGACCGCTACCGCATCGGGGACGCCCTGTTCGAGGTCACTCAACCCCGGGTGACCTGCTACCGGGTGGGCCTGCGCATGGGTGAGCCACAGATGGCCGCACTGCTCGTGGCCCACCACCGCCCCGGCTTCTACCTCCGCGTCATTGAGGAAGGCGAGGTCGAGGCGGGGCAAAAGATCGTCAAGGTCTCCACCGGCCCGGGGGCGATGACCGTCGAAGAGATCGACCGGGTGCTCTACCTGCCCGGACACACCCGTGAACAGGTCGAACGGGCCCTGCGGATCCCCGCGCTCAGCCCCGGCTGGCAGGGTTCCATGCGCACCTTGCTGGACCAGGCCGACGGCGAAGGTGGTGCTTCCTCGGGCAGCGCCGGACTGAACACCGCGGCCACCGCACCGCCGCCTGCCTGGCCGGGCTTCCGCCCGCTGACTGTCACGCATATCCCGTCCGAGAGCCGCAGCGTGTTCTCCCTGCACCTGGCCGCCGCAGACGGCTCGGCGCTGCCGGCCGCGCTGCCGGGCCAGTTCCTCACCGTCAAAGTCCAGCCCGCGGGCGGCGTGCCACCCCTGATCCGCAGCTACTCCCTGTCCGGAGAGCCAGGCACCGGCGCGTACCGGATCAGCGTGAAGGTCGAACCGCACGGCGCCGCCAGTAACGAGCTGCGTGCCCACATCCGGGTCGGCGACCAACTGGATGCCGCCGCGCCCCGCGGCACCTTCTGCCTGACCGGGGGCGACAACCCGGTGGTACTGCTGTCGGCCGGGGTCGGCGTCACCCCCGTCCTGGCCATGCTGCACACCCTCGCCCATGACCGCTCCACCCGCCAGGTGTGGTGGCTGCACGGAGCCCGTGACGGCAGCGAGCACCCCTTCGCCCAGGAAAGTCGCGACCTGATCGCCACCCTGCCCAACGCCCGGTCGACCGTCTACTACAGCAGGCCCGCTTCCAACGACCACCTTGGCGTGGACTACGACGAAGCGGGTCGTCTCTCGGCCGGGCCTGTCCGCCGGCTCGGCCTACCCACCGACACCGACGCGTACCTGTGCGGCCCCACCGCATTCATGGACAGCCTCACTGCCGCGCTCGTGGACTGCGGTCTCGACACCTCCCGCGTCCACACCGAGATCTTCGGCGCGGGCCCCGCCATCACCCCCGGGATCAAGGGCTCGGCAACCGGGCCCGCGCCTCACCAGCCCGCGGGCGCGCCCGGCACCGGACCCGAGGTCTCCTTCGCCCGCAGCGGACTCACAGTCCCCTGGAACGACGCCCAGGAGTCCCTGCTCGAACTCGCCGAAGCCTGCGACGTCCCCGTCCAGTGGTCCTGCCGCACCGGGGTCTGCCACACCTGCGAACTCGCCCTCATGTCCGGCACCGTCAACTACTCACCCGACCCCGTCGAACCCCCCGCCGAGGGCAACATCCTCATCTGCTGCTCCAAACCCGCAGGAGGGATTGTCCTGGACCTCTGA
- a CDS encoding alpha/beta fold hydrolase, with protein MLPTRHKTATIKGQEVFYREAGPSDAPVVLLLHGFPSSSHMFRHLAPALADDYHVIATDHIGYGHSAMPKVDAFDYTFDNLAGITAGLLNHLGMNRFAMYVHDYGAPIGWRLALDPSFDVSAIISQSGNAYMEGFVKPFWDDLFAYATSPGRDTEPGARAKFSPSKTRWQYENGATDTSLVSPDTWTLDQLLLERPGNDEIQLALFRDYPKNIEGYPKLQEYFRTSQVPLLAVWGQGDEIFGPDGARAFSRDLPEAEVHLLPAGHFALETHLDAISGYIHGFLGRVLT; from the coding sequence GTGCTTCCCACGCGACACAAGACAGCAACCATCAAGGGCCAAGAAGTCTTCTACCGCGAGGCCGGCCCCAGCGACGCACCGGTCGTGCTGCTGCTGCACGGATTCCCGAGCAGCTCGCACATGTTCCGCCATCTCGCCCCCGCGCTGGCCGATGACTATCACGTGATTGCCACCGACCACATCGGATATGGCCACTCCGCCATGCCCAAGGTGGACGCATTCGACTACACCTTCGACAACCTCGCCGGCATCACCGCCGGACTGCTCAACCACCTAGGCATGAACCGCTTCGCCATGTATGTGCACGACTACGGAGCACCGATCGGCTGGCGCCTTGCGCTCGACCCTTCCTTCGACGTCAGCGCGATCATCTCGCAGAGTGGCAACGCCTACATGGAAGGCTTCGTCAAGCCCTTCTGGGACGACCTGTTCGCGTACGCCACCAGTCCGGGCCGCGACACGGAGCCGGGCGCGCGGGCCAAGTTCAGCCCGAGTAAGACCCGTTGGCAGTACGAGAACGGCGCCACCGACACCAGCCTAGTCAGCCCCGACACCTGGACTCTCGATCAGCTCCTGCTGGAACGGCCGGGCAACGACGAGATCCAGCTGGCGCTGTTCCGCGACTACCCGAAGAACATCGAGGGGTACCCGAAGCTGCAGGAGTACTTCCGTACCAGCCAGGTGCCCCTGCTCGCGGTATGGGGCCAGGGGGACGAGATCTTCGGGCCGGACGGCGCGCGGGCGTTCTCCCGTGACCTGCCGGAGGCGGAAGTCCACCTGCTGCCCGCCGGACACTTCGCCCTGGAGACGCACCTGGACGCCATCAGCGGATACATCCACGGATTCCTCGGACGCGTCCTGACCTGA
- a CDS encoding alpha/beta fold hydrolase, producing the protein MPFITTRDNTEIFYKDWGTGQPVVFSHGWPLNADAWDPQTQLMADNGFRAIAHDRRGHGRSGQTWNGNDLDTYADDLAQLIEALDLRDVILVGHSTGGGEVTRYVGRHGSDRVAKAVLLSAIPPLMLKTDSNPEGLPREVFDEIRKGVATDRSQFYQDLSAPFYGANREGHQVSQGTRDAFWLWSLQVGIKGSYDCIKAFSETDLTEDLQRFDFPTLIAHGDDDQIVPIVAAGDKSSKIVKDNTFKVYPGAPHGLSMVAPFKDVFDADLLAFARG; encoded by the coding sequence ATGCCTTTCATCACCACCAGGGACAATACCGAGATCTTCTACAAGGACTGGGGTACCGGACAGCCCGTGGTCTTCAGCCATGGCTGGCCGCTGAACGCCGACGCCTGGGACCCCCAGACCCAATTGATGGCCGACAACGGATTCCGCGCCATCGCCCACGACCGCCGCGGCCACGGGCGCTCCGGGCAGACCTGGAACGGCAACGACCTGGACACCTACGCCGATGACCTGGCGCAGCTGATCGAAGCCCTCGACCTGCGTGATGTCATTCTTGTCGGGCACTCCACCGGGGGTGGCGAGGTTACGCGCTATGTAGGCCGCCACGGAAGCGACCGGGTCGCCAAAGCGGTCCTGCTCAGCGCGATTCCGCCGCTGATGCTCAAGACAGATTCCAACCCTGAGGGGCTGCCGCGGGAGGTGTTCGACGAGATCCGCAAGGGCGTGGCGACCGACCGTTCGCAGTTCTACCAGGACCTGAGTGCCCCCTTCTACGGCGCGAACCGCGAGGGTCACCAGGTGTCCCAGGGCACCCGTGACGCATTCTGGCTGTGGTCGCTGCAGGTGGGGATCAAGGGTTCCTACGACTGCATCAAGGCATTCTCTGAGACCGATCTGACCGAGGACCTGCAGCGCTTCGACTTCCCTACGCTCATCGCGCATGGTGACGACGACCAGATCGTGCCCATCGTCGCGGCCGGCGATAAGTCCTCGAAGATCGTCAAGGACAACACGTTCAAGGTGTACCCCGGGGCCCCGCACGGCCTGTCGATGGTCGCTCCGTTCAAGGACGTCTTCGACGCCGACTTGCTGGCCTTCGCCCGCGGCTGA
- a CDS encoding nuclear transport factor 2 family protein, which translates to MPEKNVDDIEALLVDGDHAVMLGRFTRVAKGTGRTFMTPIAMHLQVAGDKIVKLHPYEDTLAVAEAYAE; encoded by the coding sequence GTGCCCGAGAAGAACGTTGACGATATTGAGGCGCTCCTCGTCGACGGTGACCACGCGGTCATGCTGGGACGGTTCACCCGAGTCGCGAAGGGCACCGGTCGGACGTTCATGACGCCCATCGCCATGCACCTTCAGGTGGCAGGCGACAAGATCGTCAAGCTGCATCCATATGAGGACACCCTCGCGGTAGCCGAGGCATACGCCGAGTGA
- a CDS encoding SWIM zinc finger family protein — MSPSLPGQRRAPARGRHAFAATWWGQAWVTALEDSTLDAGRLSRGRTYARKGMVGPTTVAPGHIKASVQGSQPRPYRSSVHLPVLTDAQWDTLLDAVAARAGHLAALLDGEMPAQLVDAARQAGVPLLPQPTELDPDCSCPDWGYPCKHAAALCYAIAATIDTDPFVLFALRGRSREEVLAQLRARRTPSPATDTPPAPAGIPAASAYAAWAEHTPGLPDLPAPSPHAAALPVPPPSDSGLSLTDLERLMADAAARTTQLLSGDTTCLHLTQHQDAVRIAASNPGPEWFHNLIQNTGTKPTAFARLVRAWRHGGPTGLTVAEQPHIPDPAVMAAARTALTMTLAEMATDPVPLRAWRNRLTLPGQGIQLRLGPDARWYPYLQDDDGAWWPAAPADTDPVAALTSVWQQRSPT, encoded by the coding sequence ATGAGCCCCTCGCTGCCCGGCCAGCGCCGTGCGCCCGCCCGCGGCAGGCACGCCTTCGCCGCAACCTGGTGGGGCCAGGCATGGGTAACCGCCCTGGAGGACTCCACCCTCGACGCCGGGCGTCTGTCCCGCGGACGCACCTACGCCCGCAAGGGCATGGTCGGCCCGACCACCGTCGCCCCCGGCCATATCAAGGCCTCTGTCCAGGGCAGCCAGCCGCGCCCCTACCGATCCTCGGTCCACCTGCCCGTCCTCACCGACGCCCAGTGGGACACACTGCTGGATGCCGTCGCGGCCCGTGCCGGGCATCTCGCCGCGCTCCTCGACGGCGAGATGCCCGCCCAACTCGTCGACGCCGCCCGCCAGGCAGGCGTCCCCCTGCTGCCGCAGCCCACCGAACTCGACCCGGACTGCTCCTGCCCCGACTGGGGATACCCCTGCAAGCACGCCGCCGCGCTCTGCTACGCCATCGCCGCGACCATCGACACCGACCCGTTCGTGCTCTTCGCGCTGCGCGGTCGCAGCCGCGAGGAGGTCCTCGCCCAACTGCGCGCACGCCGCACCCCGAGCCCGGCGACGGACACCCCGCCAGCTCCGGCCGGGATCCCCGCCGCCAGCGCCTACGCCGCCTGGGCCGAACACACCCCCGGGCTGCCCGACCTCCCCGCACCATCCCCCCACGCCGCTGCACTGCCGGTCCCCCCACCGTCCGACAGCGGCCTGTCCCTCACGGACCTGGAACGGCTCATGGCCGACGCAGCGGCACGCACAACGCAGTTGTTGTCCGGCGACACCACTTGCCTGCACCTGACCCAGCACCAGGACGCCGTACGGATCGCCGCGAGCAACCCCGGACCCGAGTGGTTCCATAACCTGATCCAGAACACCGGCACCAAGCCGACCGCGTTCGCCCGCCTCGTCCGTGCCTGGCGCCACGGCGGTCCCACCGGCCTCACCGTCGCCGAACAGCCCCACATCCCCGACCCAGCGGTGATGGCAGCCGCCCGCACCGCCCTGACCATGACCCTCGCCGAGATGGCCACCGACCCTGTCCCCCTCAGGGCCTGGCGCAACCGCCTCACCCTCCCCGGCCAGGGCATCCAGCTGCGTCTGGGCCCCGACGCCCGCTGGTACCCCTACCTCCAGGACGACGACGGCGCATGGTGGCCCGCGGCACCAGCCGACACCGACCCCGTCGCAGCGCTCACCTCCGTCTGGCAACAGCGGTCACCGACCTGA
- a CDS encoding DEAD/DEAH box helicase, which translates to MSAPPLAAPEAATWARGLLDGGWAAVFLPGEPARLGRVLLWQPAGAVAEDNGMRPRVETDSVELVLPHGRSVRRRRVEGYALPVAVAVSALEGARPPHPSATAWQAAARFALRLLADGRLYPALTPAGYDTWQAGPFTAAQRQTLDSLAAAFPPHAHCLPQPGPPPLRIAEPAALVRQFCDAVADDLVRTPAAPLAVGALPYAWREVRAVPALREWSEETTAALTAEVGVSLRVDLPEGRRRQFRAVLQLHTAADPALLVQAARLWSEPAEVERLLGPHAETETLLALRRGARVWPPLQRLLKDAAPDELRLTDDEAFDLLGDATDALRTTGIDVHWPRELVKALTATGEIGQRTAPGSSAGGLLDADALLDFRWQISLGGEPLTDAEMDALAEARRPLVRLRDQWVVADPKLVARARRRRMQPLTPMEALSAALTGEVEREGEPIPCAPIGQFGDLVARIRDPESRTPAEQPAALKATLRDYQKRGLAWLAEMCELGLGGCLADDMGLGKTITLLALHLHRQTDPATAGPTLVVCPASLLGNWQREAARFAPSTPIRRYHGGSRHLDDLAGDEIVLVTYGVLRRDREALAETAWSLLAADEAQHVKNPYAVTARELRALPALARVALTGTPVENNLSELWALLDWTTPGLLGPLSTFRDRHARPVETGEDPEAAERLSRLVRPFLLRRRKSDPGIAPELPAKTETDRVVSLTAEQTSLYEAVVRETMAKIEESEGIARRGLVLKLLTALKQICNHPAQYLRQSTPLRGRSGKLDLLDELIDTITAEGESVLVFTQYTKMAALLEKHLAERGIPTLLLHGGTPVAQREDMVDRFQHGEVPVFLLSLKAAGTGLNLTRATHVVHYDRWWNPAVEDQATDRAYRIGQDKPVQVHKLLAEGTVEDKVAKLLESKRALADAVVGSSEAALTELSDADLAELVALGRQP; encoded by the coding sequence ATGAGCGCACCGCCGCTGGCCGCCCCCGAGGCTGCCACGTGGGCACGGGGGCTGCTCGACGGGGGCTGGGCGGCGGTGTTCCTGCCCGGAGAGCCGGCCCGTCTCGGGCGTGTGCTGCTCTGGCAGCCTGCTGGGGCGGTCGCCGAGGACAATGGCATGCGTCCGAGGGTGGAGACCGACTCGGTGGAACTGGTGCTGCCGCACGGCCGCTCGGTCAGACGGCGCAGGGTGGAGGGCTACGCGCTGCCCGTGGCTGTCGCCGTGTCTGCCCTGGAGGGGGCGCGGCCGCCGCATCCGTCCGCCACCGCCTGGCAGGCCGCCGCCCGGTTCGCGCTGCGGCTGCTCGCCGACGGCCGCCTCTACCCGGCCCTCACCCCCGCCGGTTACGACACCTGGCAGGCGGGCCCCTTCACCGCCGCCCAGCGGCAGACGCTGGACTCCCTGGCCGCCGCGTTCCCGCCGCACGCCCACTGCCTGCCGCAACCGGGTCCGCCACCGCTGCGGATCGCCGAACCGGCGGCTCTGGTACGCCAGTTCTGCGACGCGGTCGCCGACGACCTGGTCCGTACCCCGGCCGCGCCACTCGCCGTGGGAGCACTGCCGTACGCCTGGCGTGAGGTGCGTGCCGTGCCCGCCCTGCGCGAGTGGTCCGAAGAGACCACCGCTGCGCTCACCGCCGAGGTCGGTGTCTCGCTGCGCGTCGACCTGCCCGAGGGGCGGCGCCGGCAGTTCAGGGCCGTCCTGCAGTTGCACACCGCGGCGGATCCGGCGCTCCTCGTCCAGGCGGCACGGCTGTGGAGCGAGCCGGCCGAGGTCGAGCGGCTGCTCGGTCCGCATGCCGAGACCGAGACGCTGCTCGCGCTCCGCCGCGGTGCCCGTGTCTGGCCCCCGCTGCAGCGGCTGCTGAAAGACGCCGCCCCCGACGAACTCCGGCTGACCGACGACGAAGCCTTCGACCTGCTGGGCGACGCTACCGACGCGCTGCGCACGACCGGTATCGACGTGCACTGGCCGCGCGAGCTGGTCAAGGCACTCACCGCGACCGGGGAGATCGGGCAGCGCACCGCCCCCGGCTCCAGCGCCGGCGGTCTTCTCGACGCCGACGCCCTCCTCGACTTCCGTTGGCAGATCTCGCTCGGCGGCGAGCCGCTCACCGACGCCGAGATGGACGCCCTCGCCGAGGCCCGCCGCCCCCTCGTCCGGCTGCGTGACCAGTGGGTGGTCGCCGACCCGAAGCTGGTGGCCCGCGCCAGGCGCCGCCGGATGCAACCGCTCACCCCCATGGAGGCGCTGAGCGCCGCGTTGACCGGCGAGGTGGAAAGGGAGGGCGAGCCGATCCCCTGCGCGCCGATCGGCCAGTTCGGCGACCTCGTCGCTCGTATCCGCGATCCCGAATCCCGTACCCCTGCCGAGCAGCCGGCCGCGCTCAAGGCCACATTGCGCGACTACCAGAAGCGGGGCCTTGCCTGGCTGGCCGAGATGTGCGAGCTCGGCCTCGGCGGCTGCCTCGCCGACGACATGGGCCTGGGCAAGACCATCACCCTCCTCGCCCTGCATCTGCACCGCCAGACCGACCCCGCCACCGCGGGCCCCACCCTTGTCGTGTGCCCCGCCTCCCTGCTCGGCAACTGGCAGCGCGAGGCGGCCAGGTTCGCGCCGTCCACGCCCATACGCCGCTACCACGGCGGCAGCCGCCACCTCGACGACCTGGCCGGCGATGAAATCGTCCTGGTCACCTACGGGGTGCTGCGCCGCGACCGCGAAGCCCTCGCCGAGACGGCTTGGTCGCTTCTCGCCGCCGACGAGGCACAGCACGTCAAGAACCCCTACGCCGTCACCGCCCGCGAGCTGCGCGCCCTGCCCGCCCTCGCCCGCGTCGCCCTCACCGGCACCCCGGTGGAGAACAACCTCTCCGAACTGTGGGCGCTGCTCGACTGGACCACCCCCGGACTCCTCGGCCCGCTCTCCACCTTCCGCGACCGGCACGCCCGCCCGGTCGAGACGGGCGAGGACCCCGAGGCCGCCGAGCGCCTGTCCCGTCTCGTCCGTCCCTTCCTGCTGCGCCGCAGGAAGTCCGACCCGGGGATCGCGCCCGAACTGCCGGCCAAGACCGAGACCGACCGCGTCGTGTCGCTGACGGCCGAGCAGACCAGCCTGTACGAGGCGGTGGTCCGCGAGACCATGGCGAAGATCGAGGAGTCCGAGGGCATCGCCCGGCGCGGCCTGGTGCTGAAGCTGCTCACCGCTCTGAAGCAGATCTGCAACCACCCGGCCCAGTACCTGCGCCAGTCCACACCGCTGCGTGGCCGCAGCGGCAAACTGGACCTGCTCGACGAGCTGATCGACACGATCACCGCCGAGGGCGAGTCGGTCCTGGTCTTCACCCAGTACACAAAGATGGCGGCCCTCCTGGAGAAACACCTCGCCGAACGCGGCATCCCCACCCTCCTCCTGCACGGCGGCACCCCCGTCGCGCAACGCGAGGACATGGTGGACCGCTTCCAGCACGGTGAAGTACCGGTATTCCTGCTGTCACTGAAAGCGGCAGGCACCGGCCTCAACCTCACCCGCGCCACCCACGTCGTGCACTACGACCGCTGGTGGAACCCTGCCGTCGAGGACCAGGCCACCGACCGCGCCTACCGCATCGGCCAGGACAAACCCGTCCAGGTCCACAAGCTCCTCGCAGAGGGCACCGTGGAGGACAAGGTGGCCAAGCTGCTGGAATCCAAGCGCGCGCTCGCCGACGCCGTCGTCGGCTCCAGCGAGGCCGCCCTGACCGAACTGTCCGACGCCGACCTCGCCGAACTCGTCGCCCTGGGGAGGCAGCCATGA
- a CDS encoding alpha/beta hydrolase: MPAFKQREKVRFASGDTSCAAWHYPGSNGGCVIMAGGTSVTKEPASDLFAARFNDAGFAVLAFDHRRFGESGGAPRQIVRFDEQVADWHAAIECATGLPDVDPDGISVWGFSLAGGHVFRVAADHPRLVCAIAQTPVVDGRALAPHALRSMTPLSVLRLFGRGVADALGGLVGRPPLLVPTAGPRGAVASLTTPDAMDGDRALDPERRHANWEQTVAARIALQIGGYRPGRHASRIRCPLLVVVCDQDQSALPGPAVRAARNAPRSEVVHLTGRHYAPFLESHEQAVAEEISFLEKHLDSRDPR, translated from the coding sequence GTGCCCGCGTTCAAGCAACGGGAGAAAGTACGCTTCGCCAGCGGGGACACCTCGTGTGCCGCCTGGCACTATCCGGGGTCCAACGGCGGCTGCGTGATCATGGCCGGCGGAACCTCGGTGACGAAGGAGCCGGCCTCGGACCTGTTCGCCGCGCGGTTCAACGACGCGGGTTTCGCGGTCCTGGCCTTCGACCACCGACGGTTCGGGGAGAGCGGGGGCGCGCCGCGCCAGATCGTCCGCTTCGACGAGCAGGTCGCCGACTGGCACGCCGCGATCGAGTGCGCAACCGGTCTGCCGGACGTTGACCCGGACGGGATCTCGGTCTGGGGCTTCTCGCTCGCGGGCGGCCACGTCTTCCGTGTCGCGGCCGACCACCCGCGACTGGTCTGCGCGATCGCGCAGACCCCGGTGGTCGACGGTCGCGCGCTCGCTCCCCACGCGCTGCGCTCCATGACGCCCCTTTCGGTGCTACGTCTGTTCGGCCGGGGCGTCGCGGACGCGCTCGGGGGCCTCGTCGGGCGTCCGCCGCTGCTGGTCCCGACTGCCGGACCGCGCGGCGCGGTCGCCTCGCTCACCACGCCCGACGCCATGGACGGCGACCGGGCCCTCGATCCCGAGCGTCGGCACGCGAACTGGGAGCAGACGGTCGCCGCACGGATCGCCCTGCAGATCGGCGGGTACCGGCCCGGCCGCCATGCCTCCCGGATCCGGTGCCCCCTGCTGGTCGTCGTCTGCGACCAGGACCAGAGCGCGCTCCCCGGCCCCGCCGTTCGGGCCGCCCGGAACGCGCCTCGGTCCGAAGTGGTTCACCTGACGGGCCGTCACTATGCCCCGTTCCTCGAGTCGCACGAACAGGCCGTCGCTGAGGAGATCTCCTTCCTGGAGAAGCATCTGGATTCCCGCGATCCCAGGTGA